A single window of Balaenoptera acutorostrata chromosome X, mBalAcu1.1, whole genome shotgun sequence DNA harbors:
- the LOC103018734 gene encoding LOW QUALITY PROTEIN: 40S ribosomal protein S3-like (The sequence of the model RefSeq protein was modified relative to this genomic sequence to represent the inferred CDS: inserted 2 bases in 1 codon) has product MPFHPLSSRNPESQSASSGEAVTQGVTLPSLACRPRPPEGLFKSPFFESCFLPSSPRVLKVPAHRSTLNRHQYVLIKRVYRLFLSAAHGGKKAVQTSKKRKFVADGIFKAELNEFLTWELAEDGYSGVEVRVTPTRTEIIILATRTHNVLGDKGRRIRELTAVAQKRFGFPDGSVELYAEKVATRGLCAIAQAESLRYKLLRGLAVCRACCGVLRFIMESGAEGYEVVVSGKLPGQRAKSMKFVDGLMIHSGDAVNDCVDAAVRHVLLRXGVLGITVKIMLPWDPTGKTGPKKPLPDHVSIVGPKDEILPTTSISEQKGGKPEPPAMPQPVPTA; this is encoded by the exons ATGCCGTTTCACCCTCTAAGCAGCAGGAACCCAGAGTCTCAGAGCGCTTCCTCCGGAGAGGCAGTTACGCAAGGCGTGACTCTTCCCAGCTTGGCCTGTAGACCTCGACCTCCTGAGG GCCTCTTCAAGAGCCCTTTCTTTGAGAGCTGCTTTTTACCCAGCTCCCCAAGGGTGCTCAAGGTGCCTGCTCATCGATCCACCTTGAACAGGCACCAATATGTTCTAATTAAGAGAGTGTACAGGCTTTTCCTTTCGGCGGCACATGGTGGCAAGAAGGCGGTGCAGACTTCCAAGAAGAGGAAGTTTGTCGCTGACGGCATATTCAAAGCTGAACTGAACGAGTTTCTCACTTGGGAGCTGGCTGAAGATGGGTACTCTGGAGTTGAGGTCCGAGTTACACCAACCAGGACAGAAATCATTATCTTGGCCACCAGGACACACAATGTTCTTGGTGACAAGGGCCGGCGGATCCGGGAATTGACTGCTGTGGCTCAGAAGAGATTTGGCTTCCCTGATGGCAGTGTAGAGCTTTATGCTGAAAAGGTGGCCACAAGAGGTCTGTGCGCCATTGCCCAGGCAGAGTCTCTGCGTTACAAACTCCTACGAGGCCTtgctgtgtgcagggcctgctgtGGTGTGCTGCGGTTCATCATGGAGAGTGGGGCCGAAGGCTACGAGGTCGTGGTGTCTGGGAAACTCCCAGGACAGAGGGCTAAATCCATGAAGTTTGTGGATGGCCTGATGATCCACAGTGGGGACGCTGTTAACGACTGTGTCGATGCTGCCGTGCGCCATGTGCTGCTCAG CGGTGTGCTGGGCATCACGGTAAAGATCATGCTGCCTTGGGACCCAACTGGTAAGACTGGCCCTAAGAAGCCCCTGCCCGATCACGTGAGCATCGTGGGACCCAAAGATGAAATACTGCCCACCACCTCCATCTCCGAGCAGAAGGGTGGGAAGCCAGAGCCGCCTGCCATGCCCCAGCCGGTACCCACAGCATAA